The Thalassophryne amazonica chromosome 6, fThaAma1.1, whole genome shotgun sequence genome includes a region encoding these proteins:
- the LOC117511513 gene encoding anionic trypsin-2: MKHHHAKSGSGFNKIYGQGYSYSIKVQRTALVTPVAVILKVTVYGEHRETFASRIIGGYEVQKYAVKYQVSLQFYSWGHYCGGTLINPQWVVSAAHCWRPPRLLTVVLSEHNLYKWENVEQVVKVSEIFENNWFNRQTFDSDIMLIKMSWPVKLNVNLQPAPLPMLNMTLNNGDVCTVSGWGVTNIYSYSPSPVLRAVDVEIDTDCSDKYRWYAKITDNMVCAGDTNGGKDSCQGDSGGPLMCNGYLVGIVSWGISCAHPYFPGVYTKVSNFVDWITDTVNRNTP, translated from the exons ATGAAACACCACCATGCCAAATCAGGCAGCGGTTTCAACAAAATATATGGACAAGGATACAGTTACTCTATAAAAGTCCAAAGGACAGCGCTTGTCACACCAGTTGCTGTTATTCTGAAGGTTACTGTCTACGGGGAACATAGAG AGACTTTTGCATCGAGGATCATAGGAGGTTATGAGGTTCAGAAATATGCTGTCAAATATCAGGTCTCCCTACAGTTTTACTCTTGGGGACACTACTGTGGAGGAACTCTCATTAATCCTCAATGGGTGGTGTCTGCTGCCCACTGCTGGAGGCC GCCGAGGCTCCTGACGGTCGTGCTGAGTGAACATAACCTGTACAAATGGGAAAACGTTGAGCAGGTTGTCAAAGTTTCAGAGATATTTGAGAATAATTGGTTTAACCGTCAAACATTTGACAGCGACATCATGCTCATCAAG ATGAGTTGGCCAGTGAAGCTAAACGTCAACCTCCAACCCGCTCCGTTGCCTATGCTGAACATGACTCTGAACAACGGTGACGTCTGCACAGTTAGTGGCTGGGGTGTGACGAACATCTACAGTTATTCTCCCTCACCTGTGCTACGTGCTGTAGATGTGGAGATCGACACCGATTGTAGTGACAAATACAGATGGTACGCAAAGATCACTGACAATATGGTGTGTGCTGGAGACACAAATGGAGGAAAAGACTCCTGTCAG GGTGACTCAGGAGGTCCCCTTATGTGCAATGGCTACTTAGTGGGTATTGTCTCCTGGGGTATCAGCTGCGCCCACCCATACTTCCCTGGAGTCTACACCAAAGTGAGCAATTTCGTTGACTGGATCACAGACACTGTCAACAGAAACACACCCTGA